Proteins encoded in a region of the Deltaproteobacteria bacterium genome:
- a CDS encoding heme lyase CcmF/NrfE family subunit produces the protein MTEVGSLTLAVGLVLAAYGTVVALAGGWQQRRDLIASAEHAAFACWGLALIATAALLHALVTHDFNVEYVAAYTSSTLPLNYIIAALWGGQKGSLLFWLLILTSITAVVLLQNRERNRDLMPYVNAVLMAIAVFFFAMLVFITPPFERLAFTPPEGRDLNPLLQNYWMQLHPPSLYLGYVGCAVPFAFAIAALITGKLGDVWIRTTRRWTLFAWFFLSLGNLFGAEWAYLVLGWGGYWAWDPVENAAFLPWLTCTAFLHSVMIQEKKNMLKVWNMVLVILTFLLTIFGTFLTRSGVISSVHSFTQSGLGPFFIGFLALSAAVSLGLLGYRLRLLKSENELDSLISRESAFLFNNLVLVGIAFAVFWGTMFPIISEAVRGVKITVGPPFFNKVNAPLGIVLLFLTGVGPLIAWRRAGWQSFRKNLLPPLLAGLASGVSLAALGMRSLWALTSFSIGVFVLAGIVFEYYRGVRARQAVAGENAAVALLHLIGKNRRRYGGYIIHVGVVMMYFAITGTAVFRQEQQITLSQGQSFELGGYTLRYDGVEQESTPHIAYLRAKVALAQDGRDIDVLKPEKRFYKKPEQPTTEVAIRSTLSGDLYLVLGGFDEDTKLVTLLAYVNPLISFLWYGGLVMALGTAVVMWPAAVPVREPRTVRLRAPEPAVVD, from the coding sequence ATGACTGAAGTCGGTTCGCTGACTCTGGCTGTCGGCTTGGTGCTGGCGGCGTACGGAACGGTGGTGGCGCTGGCGGGCGGCTGGCAGCAGCGGCGCGATCTGATCGCCAGCGCGGAGCACGCGGCGTTCGCCTGCTGGGGGCTGGCGCTGATCGCCACCGCGGCCTTGCTGCACGCGCTGGTAACCCACGATTTCAACGTCGAGTACGTGGCCGCGTACACCAGCAGCACGCTGCCGCTCAACTACATCATCGCTGCGCTCTGGGGCGGGCAGAAGGGCTCGCTGCTGTTCTGGTTGCTGATCCTGACCTCGATCACCGCGGTGGTGTTGCTGCAGAACCGCGAGCGTAACCGCGACCTCATGCCCTACGTCAACGCGGTGCTGATGGCGATCGCCGTCTTCTTCTTCGCCATGCTGGTGTTCATAACACCGCCGTTCGAGCGCCTGGCGTTCACGCCGCCAGAGGGGCGCGACCTCAATCCGCTGTTGCAGAACTACTGGATGCAGTTGCACCCGCCGTCGCTGTACCTGGGCTACGTCGGCTGTGCCGTGCCGTTCGCCTTTGCGATCGCCGCACTCATCACCGGCAAGCTCGGCGACGTTTGGATCCGGACGACGCGGCGGTGGACTTTGTTCGCGTGGTTCTTCTTGAGTCTGGGCAACCTCTTCGGCGCCGAGTGGGCCTACCTGGTGCTGGGCTGGGGCGGCTATTGGGCGTGGGACCCGGTCGAGAACGCCGCCTTCCTGCCTTGGCTCACCTGCACCGCCTTCCTGCACTCGGTGATGATCCAGGAAAAGAAGAACATGCTGAAGGTGTGGAACATGGTGCTGGTGATCCTCACCTTCTTGCTCACCATCTTCGGAACTTTTCTCACTCGCAGTGGGGTAATCTCTTCGGTCCATTCGTTCACCCAGTCGGGGCTGGGCCCGTTCTTCATCGGCTTCTTGGCCCTGAGCGCGGCGGTGTCGCTGGGGTTGCTGGGCTACCGCCTGCGGCTGCTGAAGAGCGAAAACGAGCTAGACTCGCTGATCTCGCGCGAGTCGGCGTTCTTGTTCAACAACCTGGTGCTGGTGGGCATCGCCTTCGCCGTATTCTGGGGCACGATGTTCCCGATCATCTCGGAAGCGGTGCGCGGGGTGAAGATCACCGTCGGGCCGCCGTTCTTCAACAAGGTCAACGCGCCGCTGGGAATCGTGCTGCTGTTTCTCACCGGCGTCGGCCCCCTGATCGCCTGGCGGCGCGCGGGGTGGCAGAGTTTTCGGAAGAACTTGCTGCCGCCGCTGCTTGCCGGCCTCGCTAGCGGCGTGAGCCTGGCGGCACTGGGGATGCGCTCGCTGTGGGCGCTGACTTCGTTCTCGATCGGCGTCTTCGTGCTGGCGGGAATTGTATTCGAGTATTACCGCGGGGTGCGCGCACGGCAGGCGGTGGCGGGCGAGAATGCCGCGGTGGCGTTGCTGCACCTGATCGGCAAGAACCGCCGGCGTTACGGCGGCTACATCATCCACGTCGGCGTGGTGATGATGTACTTCGCCATCACCGGCACCGCCGTCTTCAGGCAGGAACAGCAGATCACCCTCAGCCAGGGCCAGAGCTTCGAGTTGGGCGGCTATACCCTGCGCTACGACGGCGTCGAGCAGGAGTCGACCCCGCACATCGCCTACCTGCGCGCCAAGGTGGCGCTGGCGCAGGACGGTAGAGACATCGACGTCCTCAAACCCGAGAAGCGCTTCTACAAGAAGCCCGAGCAGCCCACCACCGAAGTCGCTATCCGCTCGACGCTCAGTGGCGACCTTTACCTCGTGCTCGGGGGTTTCGACGAGGACACTAAGCTGGTGACCCTGCTGGCGTACGTTAACCCGCTGATCAGTTTCCTATGGTATGGCGGGTTGGTCATGGCGCTGGGGACCGCGGTGGTGATGTGGCCGGCCGCGGTACCGGTGCGAGAGCCCAGGACCGTGCGCCTGCGGGCGCCCGAGCCCGCGGTCGTAGATTGA
- a CDS encoding cytochrome c maturation protein CcmE, with translation MIGAVLLVGAVTYLVYAGVRETSMYYFKIDEFLARKSELTNEGVRVAGRVRSGSVEKKTTTAGTELRFVLSDFGAVDGVPVHYTGVLPDMFAEGRDVIVEGKYTPEGMLRARSVLTSCPSKYEAEADQPHPGGAG, from the coding sequence TTGATCGGAGCGGTGCTGCTGGTCGGAGCGGTGACCTACCTGGTGTACGCGGGCGTGCGTGAGACCTCGATGTACTACTTCAAGATCGATGAGTTTCTGGCCAGGAAGAGCGAGCTGACCAACGAAGGCGTGCGCGTCGCCGGCCGGGTGCGTAGCGGCAGCGTCGAGAAGAAGACCACCACGGCTGGCACCGAGTTGCGCTTCGTGCTGAGCGATTTCGGTGCTGTGGACGGTGTGCCGGTTCATTACACCGGCGTGCTTCCGGATATGTTCGCCGAAGGACGCGATGTGATCGTCGAAGGCAAATACACCCCCGAAGGCATGCTGCGCGCGCGCTCGGTGCTGACCAGCTGCCCGTCGAAGTACGAAGCCGAAGCCGACCAGCCGCACCCTGGCGGCGCCGGCTGA